The proteins below come from a single Scatophagus argus isolate fScaArg1 chromosome 15, fScaArg1.pri, whole genome shotgun sequence genomic window:
- the timm9 gene encoding mitochondrial import inner membrane translocase subunit Tim9 isoform X1, giving the protein MERVKENVTGIMAVQVSESDQIKQFKEFLGTYNKVTENCFMDCVKDFTSRDVKPDESSCSESCLQKYLKMTQRISMRFQEYHIQQNEALAAKAGLLGQPR; this is encoded by the exons ATGGAGAGAGTTAAAGAAAACGT AACCGGAATCATGGCGGTCCAGGTGTCCGAGTCCGACCAGATCAAACAG TTTAAGGAGTTTCTGGGAACGTACAACAAGGTGACGGAGAACTGTTTCATGGACTGCGTCAAAGATTTCACCAGCAGGGACGTGAAGCCCGATGag TCCAGCTGCTCCGAGTCGTGTCTACAGAAGTATCTAAAGATGACTCAGCGGATCTCCATGCGTTTCCAGGAGTATCACATCCAGCAGAACGAGGCTCTGGCTGCTAAAGCGGGCCTACTGGGACAACCCCGctga
- the timm9 gene encoding mitochondrial import inner membrane translocase subunit Tim9 isoform X2: MAVQVSESDQIKQFKEFLGTYNKVTENCFMDCVKDFTSRDVKPDESSCSESCLQKYLKMTQRISMRFQEYHIQQNEALAAKAGLLGQPR, translated from the exons ATGGCGGTCCAGGTGTCCGAGTCCGACCAGATCAAACAG TTTAAGGAGTTTCTGGGAACGTACAACAAGGTGACGGAGAACTGTTTCATGGACTGCGTCAAAGATTTCACCAGCAGGGACGTGAAGCCCGATGag TCCAGCTGCTCCGAGTCGTGTCTACAGAAGTATCTAAAGATGACTCAGCGGATCTCCATGCGTTTCCAGGAGTATCACATCCAGCAGAACGAGGCTCTGGCTGCTAAAGCGGGCCTACTGGGACAACCCCGctga